Below is a window of Congzhengia minquanensis DNA.
ATATAATTTTCTCTCCGGCAGCAAAAATGCCTTTGGCCCCCAAACTGCGTTGAAATGGCAAACGCTGTTTTTGTCGTTTTGTTCCGGCTTCCACGGCTCTCCGCTCGTGCCGTGACCATAAAAATACCACTCACTTTTGGTTTTTACCTCATACCAGGCGTGGGCCACGGTGCAGGTAATGCCGCCGATTTTCAGCTGCGTGTCCGGTGCCAGCACTTTCGCAAAGGGCGCATGTTTTTTAATAAGTTCCGGCAAATCGTTATTTCCGGGCACAACGTAAATTTCTTTTGCGCCGGAATTTTTTAATATGTCTGCAATTTGAATCAATCCGGCTTCATACTCCTCCCTTGTGCCAATCATTCTGCCCGCTTTTACCTCGTCCACCATATCGCCTGTGTGTAGAATGATGTCGGGCTTCACTTTTAAAATCAGTTCATGATAATATGGATATGTAAAGGACGATGTATCCCCAATGTGGAGCAGCTTTAAGGAGTTGGAAGCGGAAAGCTCTTTTGGCACATTGATTCCGCGCTTCATAATTATTTTCATTTTCTCCCCGTCCAAGTCTGACAGCATAACGGTGTTCATGCCCACCATTTTGTACGGCAAGTGCGCCGTGTCAAAATACAGAGAGTTTTTTGAGTCTTCCGTGTCTAAAATAGAAAGACTGCAATTGCACAAATTGCGTCCGCTTTTTTTCGGAATGTTCAAAAAATGAATTAAATGCCCTGCCGAAGCGCCGTGTCCCACGAACATTGCATCCTCCTGGGGATTCAATTCCGAAAACCCCTTGCTTACACGCGCAAAAACGTCTTCCTCAGTATCGGAATGAGGACTCCACCACGGATAAGGAAGACCTGCGCTTGCGTCCACATGGCGAAACCGTTTTTGAATTTGCTCCAACCGCATGCCGTGAAATGTTCCCGGAACCCACTCTGACTTCAAAATTTCCCGCATGAACGCAGTGGGAATAATTTTTGAGCCTGTTTTGTCCGCAATGATTTCTGCGGTTTCCATTGTTCTGGCATAGGGTGAGGTGTAAAGCGGGCCGCGAAACCCAATGTGACGCATATAGTCTCCCAGCCGCGACGCCTGCGCGCGGCCCAGTTCCGTCAGTGGAGGATCGCCTGCCGGGAACTGCGCGTCTCCGTAGTTTTCTTTCGGCGCTACCTGGCCGTGCCGGGTGATATAAAACTTCATTGCCTGCCCTCCCTTTCTGCAAGGCGGCAGTTTGGAATTTCAAACGCCGCCTCGTCTGATTTCACAATGTAAATTGGATTCGTCAGCAAAATGCACATTCCGGTTTCATCGTAAACTTCCACCCGCTGAAAGCTCACGGTGGTAAGACCAGTCCGCAGAACAGACCTTGTTGTAAATGTGCCTCCGTCAAGCGTTACAGACGCACAAGTTTTTCCGTTTTCAATGAGCTGGAACTGCCAGCCGGGCTCGGTGTGTTCCATGAAAAATTCTATTTCTACCTCGCTGCTTTCTTCCGCTTTAAAGATAGTTCCCATTTGATAGCCGTCTGTGGTTTCAAACCGAACTTCGCCGTTTATCTTCACCGGGTTCCCCGTATAGGCCATCCCCTGTTTCATAGAACGGGTGAACACCGCCTCGCCGATGGGATGGGACAAATCCTGCGGCGCCGCAAGGTATGTTGCAAAATTGTTGCCATTAAACCAGCCGTCGTTGTTTCTGTGGCTGTCGCTGCTGCCATATCCGCAAAGAAACAGCCCGCCCATGGAGAGCAAATCCCACAGCATGACATATTCCTCTAAAGAAAACCCGTTTCGCCCGCAGGGAAAGCCTACTTCAATTAAATGTGCCCCATAGGCATGGTTTGCCAAAAGGCACGCCGCCATTTTTGCTACTGTTTTACTTCTCTGTGTTTCTGAAAAATTTTGCCGTTTCAGCACTTGAATGGCCAGCGGATGGTTGATGGCAAAAATGCCGCCATGCTTCTTTACATGCTTTACTGCGTCCATGTTGGAAACCTGAAAGTTTTGTTCTGCATAATCAATGGTAGGAACGCAGGTGGAAAAGCAATTTTTATGTTCCCCCGCGTCGGAAATTTCAAAAGAAACAAAGGGCGTAACGCCGTAGCGATTTCCCACCTTAGCCGCGAGCTTTTTTTGCTCCTGATGAGCTGCTTCAAAAAACTTTCTTACCTTAATTTCAAAATCCTTTAGCGCTACCGAGAGGCACGCACCGTTTCTCACCTGCAAGACAATGGCAATGGTGTCGAATACATTGTCCCTTCCGCCAATGTCCGCATCGTCTGAAACGTCTTCCGAAATTGGCAGGCGAATTTCTCCGCCGGCAATTTTAAGGGGCAGAATCTGGGTATGGGGAGCGGATAGCCCATCTGCGCTTCCTGCTACATATAAAAGATGTGCAGGTTTTAACGAAGGCGGCCGCTGTGACAGACGGATATCAAAAATCAGCCTGCTGTCGGGGCTGATTTTTTCTGCCGTGACATTTAAATTTAGGCACACATCCATTAAAAGCGCGGCTGTATGCCGCGCTCCGCTGGATACAAAATGAATTCCTGCGCTCTGCCAGTTTTGGCTTTTTTCAGCGCAGGCGTTCATAAATAATGTTTTGGTTTCCGTAAAAATATTGTGGGTAAATTTTGCGGTGTTTTCGAACGATGTGATTTCAAAGCCGCAAAAAAGGCCGTTCCCCTCGTCCTTCATTAAGCTGCCAGTGTCAAAAGAAAATCCTGTAACCGGCGCTTTTTTAATACCTGTGCGAACGTCGTGGTCTGTAAACCAAATATATTTCATTCCAAGCTTGCTTGCGTTATAAAAATGGTTTGCCATAGAAGAACCGGGCTGAAAACAGGTATGAATATGCATATGCATTGGATAATAAGTAAACTGGCTGTTGTGCATTGGTCCTCTCTCCTTTCCCGATGCACATTTGTTATAAAATGCTTTTTAAAAACTGTCTTGCGCGTTCGTCTTTCGGGTTGGTAAAAAATTCGTCCGGCGTGTTTTCTTCTAAAATTTTACCGTCGCACATGAAGATGACCCTGTCTGCCACGTCCCGTGCAAAGCCCATCTCGTGCGTGACCACCGCCATGGTCATGCCGTCGTTGGCGAGTTTTTTCATAACGTCTAACACCTCGCCTACCATTTCAGGGTCTAAGGCCGATGTGGGCTCGTCAAACAGCATTACGTCCGGATCCATACACAGGGCGC
It encodes the following:
- a CDS encoding histidine phosphatase family protein yields the protein MKFYITRHGQVAPKENYGDAQFPAGDPPLTELGRAQASRLGDYMRHIGFRGPLYTSPYARTMETAEIIADKTGSKIIPTAFMREILKSEWVPGTFHGMRLEQIQKRFRHVDASAGLPYPWWSPHSDTEEDVFARVSKGFSELNPQEDAMFVGHGASAGHLIHFLNIPKKSGRNLCNCSLSILDTEDSKNSLYFDTAHLPYKMVGMNTVMLSDLDGEKMKIIMKRGINVPKELSASNSLKLLHIGDTSSFTYPYYHELILKVKPDIILHTGDMVDEVKAGRMIGTREEYEAGLIQIADILKNSGAKEIYVVPGNNDLPELIKKHAPFAKVLAPDTQLKIGGITCTVAHAWYEVKTKSEWYFYGHGTSGEPWKPEQNDKNSVCHFNAVWGPKAFLLPERKLYEFSRPEDLEL